Below is a window of Desmonostoc muscorum LEGE 12446 DNA.
TGCAATCCTTGTAATCCTACATGAATTAGCAAACCAAATACAAAACTCGCTAAGATACCGCCCAAAACTCCGAAGTAAACCCAACGCTGCAATTTTTGTTGCTGAGCTTGCTGTAAACAGGCGAAGACGATTCCCACAACTAAAGCGGCTTCAACGCCTTCTCTTAAGGTGATAAAAAAAGTTGGTAATGCAGCACTCCAATTCATAGGACGTTAATTAAATAATTTCAGTAACAGAGGTTTAGCGAGAGCTTTTGAGTATACTTGCTGAGTTTTCAAACAAACTCTCAGAAGTTTCTGCCAAAGTTATGCTAGCAGCGATCGCTATTAAACGCTGCTCTGAGACATTAGTACAGCAGAATTTAGAATTTAGGTTTTAGCCGCAAGATACCTATTGCATCTTTAATACTATCAATACTGGTTTTATGGCAGCCAACTTTAGCTGACTCAAACAGTGGTTTTGGCAGGAATCGAGAAGAAAAAACACCATCTATTTGGCAAAAAATAAGTGTGCTGGGGGTCTTTCACTTTGAAACCAAAACATTTCTAAGGGATTTCCAGTTAAAAAAACATCACGTCGTAGGGTAGCACAGCGGTGCTACCCTACCAAGGTATTTGTATCAACTTTAAAGTGAAATGGTATTACACACAAGATATCCCCATCAATATTTACTGCCAAACATAAATGAGGATAAACAAAATAATCCAGATGACATCGACGAAATGCCAAAACAATGAAGTTGCATTAACGCCAAAGTGACCTGTGTCGTAGTTACCAGGAATAAACGATCGCACTAAAATAATCAACTGCAACAAAATACCAGTGAAAACGTGCAAACCGTGGAAGCCTGTGAGCAAATAGAACGTGCCACCAAATACCCCTGAGGTGAAGCCAAAGTCGAGGCCATTCCATTCAATCGCTTGTCCAACCAAAAAGTAAGTTCCCATCGCCATTGTTGCTACAAGAAACAGGCGAAATTTCACTAAATCATGGCGTTGAAGGGCGCGTTCTGCTAAGTAAATCACAAAGCTACTAGCAACAAGAACTACTGTATTGATTGCCGGTTCTTTTACTTCTAGTCCAGAAACACCGACAGGTAGCCAGTTAGGAGTTGTTGTTTTGTAGATGATATATCCGGCGAAAAAACTTAGGAAAATTACACTTTCAGACAGTAAGAATACAATGAAGCCAAACATTTTGTTGCCTTCTTCATCGTGGCTATGTTCTGCTTCTGTCTGATGTAATTCATGTGAATTGATATAACTGTCCATTGGTGAAGTTTGCTTTTTGAGGGGTGAATTAGAAACGTAAAGGGAAGCCGCAGAGGGCTTCTGCGCCTTCCCGATATTTGGCGTTATTCTGGGAAGTTAGCTGTCAACGGTTCTGATTTACCGTAGCCGTAGGGTTCAGAGACAATGATGGGAATCTCTTCAAAGTTTTCTACTGAGGGTGGTGAAGAAACTAACCACTCTAGTCCAATTGCCCGCCAGGGGTTATTGGGTGCTTTCTCGCCTTGCATCCAAGAAATCACCATGTTGAAAATGAAGGGCAGGGTGGATACTCCTAAGAGAAATCCGCCGACGCTAGCGATGATATTCCAGAATGCATACTCTGGGGCGTAGGAAGCAACTCGGCGTAACATTCCTTGCAATCCTAAGGGATGCATGGGCAAAAAGTTGAGGTTGGTGCCGATGAAGGTTAACCAGAAGTGTATTTTGCCCCAACCCTCGTGGTACATCCGACCGGTCATTTTGGGGAACCAGTGATAGATGGCAGCATACAAGCCCATCGTCACGGTGCCGTAGAGGACGTAGTGGAAGTGTCCCACGACAAAGTAGGTATTGTTAACGTGGACATCCACTGGCACTGAGGAAAGCATAATCCCTGTGATGCCGGCGAAAACAAACATGATTAATCCACCCAAGGCAAACAGCATTGGGGTAGTCAACCGCAACTTACCGCCCCAAATAGTTGCCACCCAAGCAAACACTTTAATTCCCGTGGGGACAGATACAAACATCGTTGTCAGCATAAAAATCAACCGCATCCAACCAGGTGTACCGCTGACGTACATGTGGTGTACCCAAACAATACCGCTGACTACAGCAATCAAGATGGATGAAACGGCAACGACTTTGTAACCAAATAGGGGTTTACGGGCATAAACTGGGAATATTTCCGAGAAAATGCCAAAGATAGGCAAAATTATCACGTAAACGGCGGGGTGGGAGTAGAACCAGAAGTAATGCTGAAACATCACTGGATTCCCGCCCCTAGCAGGGTCGAAAAAGGCAGTGCCAGCGGTGAGGTCGAGTAGCAGCATTACTGCACCTGCTGTGAGTGCAGGTAGTCCAAATAGTTGGATAATTTGGGCGCTAAATACTGCCCAGACAAACAAGGGCATCTTGAAGAAGCCCATTCCTGGGGCACGCATTTTCACAATTGTGGTGACAAAGTTAACTGCCCCCATAATTGAAGACACACCTGACACCGCCACCGCCAGCAGCCAGAGGACTTGACCATTGATTAAGTTTCCTGTGGGATTCTGGAGACTGACTGGGGGATAAGCCCACCAGCCTGCTTGGGCTGGGCCACCAGGAATAAAGAAACTGCTCATCAAGAGAATCCCGACTACTGGCACCATCCAAAAAGCAACGGCATTGAGACGGGGAAATGCCATATCTCGCGCCCCAATCATCAAGGGCACTAGATAGTTGGCAAAACCAACCAGCGAGGGAAATGTCCACAAAAACAGCATCACGGTGCCGTGCATGGTAAACATGCCATTGTAGACAGTGCGATCGACTAAATCTGATTCGGGTGTCATTAGTTCTCCCCGAATCACCATTGCAAAGATACCGCCGACGAGAAAGAAGACAAATGAGGTAACGAGATATTGGATACCAATAACTTTATGGTCAGTGCTAAAGCTGAAGTATCGCTTCCAGTCGCCTGGAGATTCATGGTGAGAATTCTCACTGGCGATACTAATGCCGTCAATAGGAACATTAGTCATGGGTTATTTTCCTTTCAAGAAATACAGGGAATGGGGAGTGGGGAGTGGGGAGTAGGGAGGTGGGGCGTTTTTCAACCAGGAGAATTGACTAGAGGAGGTGCAGCAGGGGCTACTGTAGCCCAACCAGTTTGGACTGATTGATTGGATGTTTGAGCATATTCAGAAGCCGCCTGATTCTTGGCTGGGGATGGCTTTTGAGTTGCAGCTTGGGAAAGCCATTTTTGGTAATCTTCAGGAGATTCAACAACCACATTTGCCTGCATGGTGGCAAAATATGTGCCGCTGTATTGGGAATCGGTCAATCGGTATTGGCCGGGACGGATGGGAGTAAATTCAAAGTCGATCGCATGGTTGGGAATAATATCCTGCTTGAGGCGAAATGCAGGAATGTAAAAGCCGTGCAGAACGTCTTGTGAGTTTAGCGCTAAGCGCACCCGGCGATCGCTCGGTAAATGCAATTCAGTACTGGTGACATCTTTCTCTGGGTAATGAAATACCCACGCCCATTGTTTGGCTAATACGTCAATTTTTTCTACTGGTTCAGCTAAAGCCGTATCTGGTGAGTCTTTCGTTGCTGCATAAGCTGATTCTATTCCCAACGGATTATGCAGGTGAACTAGTTGGGACGGGCCTTGAATTCCCATTTGTTCGTAGACTTGGTAGCTGTAACCCGCAATCCAAAACACCAACAAAATTGGAATTGCTGTCCAGACAACTTCTAAGGTGACATTACCTTCAATTGCGGGGCCGTCGGTAAAGTCATCTTTAACCGCCCGATGGAAGATCACAGAATACATCAGAGTACTCGTTACTCCCAAGAAGATGAAGCTACCAAGGGTTACTAAGAAACTAATCAAATTATCAATTAGTTGGGATTCAGCTGCTGCTTGTGGAGGAAGCCAAGAGTAAGCCTGCTTGCCGATCCAGAGACTAGTAGCAGTCACCGCGATCGCACCTGTAAGCAGCGTCAAAATATTTAAAATCTTCTGGATTTTCATGGTTATTGATCGTTAGTCATTGGTCATTAGTCATTAGTCATTGGTCAAAGGACAAATGACTAATGACGACTTACTTATTTGAGTGTTGTGTTGAGGTCTTGGCCTAGTCGCAGTAATTTATCTGCTGTGTTGTGTACACCAAACTCGGCGGCTAATTGCGCTCCTAGTGTGCCGTGGATGTACATAATGAACATGATTGCTATGCCTGCGAACAGATAGATCCATTGCACTTGTCTATCTGTCTGTCTATATTCTTGTTTGCTCCAAACGAAGCGCTGCCATCCTCTCCAGATGGTCATGGCAACAATCACGGCTAATAAGAACACACCACCGACACCATGCCAGAGCATGGTTTCCATTGCCTGCAATCCCCAGGCACTTTTCACATCAGCTGGTGGTGTTGCCAACAGCATTTCGTAAAAACCTGCTCCCACTGTGAAAAATGTAATGATGCAGGAAGCGAACATGTTGTACCAGCCAACTTCAAAGAAGTTGTCACGTTCCACAGTAATTCCCAAAAATTTAAAGACCCATTTTTGGAAGGGAAACAAGACACCAACTATATCAAAGGTCATGCCAATGATAAATAAACCCAGTGTCAGATGGACTAAGTTGGGATGAATGGGAATTGTATAAGGTAGTCCGTTTGCGCCTAGTTGTCCGTTCAATTGGTCAATCAGTTCTGAGTTCATGGCAATAAACCATCCTTTACTGCTTCTACAACTGGTACTGTATGCAGTCCATACACCCACACAAGTTGATCTCCGAGATATACCTGCAAGCCAACTATTAAAGTTAAAATTAGTCCGGCTCCCAGATAATAAAACGGTACTTTTTGCGGGTTACGGCTACGAATTACATAGCGCC
It encodes the following:
- a CDS encoding cytochrome c oxidase subunit 3, producing the protein MDSYINSHELHQTEAEHSHDEEGNKMFGFIVFLLSESVIFLSFFAGYIIYKTTTPNWLPVGVSGLEVKEPAINTVVLVASSFVIYLAERALQRHDLVKFRLFLVATMAMGTYFLVGQAIEWNGLDFGFTSGVFGGTFYLLTGFHGLHVFTGILLQLIILVRSFIPGNYDTGHFGVNATSLFWHFVDVIWIILFILIYVWQ
- the ctaD gene encoding cytochrome c oxidase subunit I produces the protein MTNVPIDGISIASENSHHESPGDWKRYFSFSTDHKVIGIQYLVTSFVFFLVGGIFAMVIRGELMTPESDLVDRTVYNGMFTMHGTVMLFLWTFPSLVGFANYLVPLMIGARDMAFPRLNAVAFWMVPVVGILLMSSFFIPGGPAQAGWWAYPPVSLQNPTGNLINGQVLWLLAVAVSGVSSIMGAVNFVTTIVKMRAPGMGFFKMPLFVWAVFSAQIIQLFGLPALTAGAVMLLLDLTAGTAFFDPARGGNPVMFQHYFWFYSHPAVYVIILPIFGIFSEIFPVYARKPLFGYKVVAVSSILIAVVSGIVWVHHMYVSGTPGWMRLIFMLTTMFVSVPTGIKVFAWVATIWGGKLRLTTPMLFALGGLIMFVFAGITGIMLSSVPVDVHVNNTYFVVGHFHYVLYGTVTMGLYAAIYHWFPKMTGRMYHEGWGKIHFWLTFIGTNLNFLPMHPLGLQGMLRRVASYAPEYAFWNIIASVGGFLLGVSTLPFIFNMVISWMQGEKAPNNPWRAIGLEWLVSSPPSVENFEEIPIIVSEPYGYGKSEPLTANFPE
- a CDS encoding cytochrome c oxidase subunit II is translated as MKIQKILNILTLLTGAIAVTATSLWIGKQAYSWLPPQAAAESQLIDNLISFLVTLGSFIFLGVTSTLMYSVIFHRAVKDDFTDGPAIEGNVTLEVVWTAIPILLVFWIAGYSYQVYEQMGIQGPSQLVHLHNPLGIESAYAATKDSPDTALAEPVEKIDVLAKQWAWVFHYPEKDVTSTELHLPSDRRVRLALNSQDVLHGFYIPAFRLKQDIIPNHAIDFEFTPIRPGQYRLTDSQYSGTYFATMQANVVVESPEDYQKWLSQAATQKPSPAKNQAASEYAQTSNQSVQTGWATVAPAAPPLVNSPG
- a CDS encoding DUF2231 domain-containing protein; the encoded protein is MNSELIDQLNGQLGANGLPYTIPIHPNLVHLTLGLFIIGMTFDIVGVLFPFQKWVFKFLGITVERDNFFEVGWYNMFASCIITFFTVGAGFYEMLLATPPADVKSAWGLQAMETMLWHGVGGVFLLAVIVAMTIWRGWQRFVWSKQEYRQTDRQVQWIYLFAGIAIMFIMYIHGTLGAQLAAEFGVHNTADKLLRLGQDLNTTLK